One segment of Paenibacillus sp. FSL R7-0337 DNA contains the following:
- a CDS encoding glycosyltransferase family 39 protein, which produces MTKNVRAAATVILMLFLFILPATSIYAEGNLLQNPGFEEGEEGAPAGWSKDMWIAGDAAGSISVQSEEVHSGGKAAVIENLEPNHLKWVQTVTVVPDSYYRISGYVKIASTVGGGIGANIFPVGIGGGYPATSDTGGEWQRLEFIGQTGKEQTEIGIGAALGGYANLVQGKAYFDDLSVEKLDTVPEGSNIISLDSGAQAPPADADGGSKPEEVPHKVSPAKLLLLSGVFCLFFAFLYTRAFRSERLLRQEDVIYTRWLYVLFGAAFILRIWIGLTAQGYKNDMNTFMAWGQRLTDLGPGKFYEEGYFADYPPGYLYVLYLLSLLRGLFNFAGGSGAETVLFKLPAILSDLVLGWMIYKSARTRLGSGLAMGLMMLFLFNPAVLMDSAAWGQADSFFLIFLLLSIIGVVDKRFVRAAIFFAVATLIKPQALIFTPVLLFAFYHHRAWKQLALGALYGLGIFLVLAAPFFWNNGGFAGLINLYKSTLSSYPYSTVNAFNLYALTDPMWSALDVTWLGIPYRIWGFIFILAAVALAAYYSFNTKDRKDLSKSYFIAMVLITIVFVFGTKMHERYLYPVLILSLFAFIESRDRRFLTLFLGFSLTQYINVGYTLAYLNTGGNPPADGIVLVTAITTIILAIYLFYIGYDVYIRRTAKFLPEPVTPKESYAADLLLAEGIKPLAPAGRRSPLKLKRRDWVWMLGITALYGALALYHLGDNKAPETLWEPAASGESFYVDLGQARQLERVNVFGGVGTGKFQLEFSQTPDNWSSPLEVSEDVGNVFIWKSQPLNISARYVKLSVTSPGFTLNEMAFYEQGAPKVPLTIASVTPDSGAAAKRGTPANLFDEQSVIPENSNFMNSTYFDEIYHARTAYEHYHNIVPYENTHPPLGKLLIGIGMELFGVNPFGWRIIGTLFGIAMLPLIYIMAMRLFRKTTYAALATGLFALDFMHFTQTRISTIDVYGVFFIMLMFYFMQRYFTMNFYRVPLRTTLVPLFWSGLFFGIGVASKWIVIYGGAGLAIMLALVLFERYREYKAAGRLLAEGKLSGQELKAACRNADQSFWKNTVITLASCIGFFIVIPGIVYSLSFIPSLSASAEGFTVKGLIDAQKNMYNYHSQLVATHPFASSWWEWPFMKRPVWFFSGGEGLPAGKTSSIVTMGNPLIWWTGIFAMLAAVWFTVKRRDKNLYMIWIGFFSQYVPWMLVPRETFLYHYFAMVPFMILSIVYILKLLDSRFQGARYLRYAYVAAAAILFVMFYPVLSGMQVNSSYIIQVLRWFPSWVF; this is translated from the coding sequence ATGACCAAAAATGTACGTGCAGCGGCAACCGTTATATTAATGCTCTTCTTATTTATTCTTCCTGCAACAAGTATTTATGCCGAAGGGAATTTATTGCAGAACCCGGGCTTTGAAGAAGGGGAAGAGGGGGCACCGGCAGGCTGGAGCAAGGACATGTGGATTGCCGGAGATGCGGCAGGCTCCATATCCGTTCAGTCCGAAGAGGTTCATTCCGGCGGCAAAGCGGCGGTGATTGAGAATCTGGAGCCCAATCACCTGAAGTGGGTGCAGACCGTTACCGTTGTGCCGGATAGCTACTACAGAATCTCTGGATATGTCAAAATAGCCAGCACCGTAGGCGGGGGAATCGGGGCCAACATCTTCCCGGTAGGCATTGGGGGCGGTTATCCCGCTACCAGCGATACCGGCGGTGAATGGCAGCGTCTGGAGTTCATCGGCCAGACCGGCAAGGAGCAGACCGAGATCGGAATCGGCGCTGCGCTCGGCGGCTATGCCAATCTGGTTCAGGGCAAGGCCTATTTCGATGATCTGTCCGTAGAGAAGCTGGATACAGTGCCGGAGGGATCGAATATAATCTCACTGGACAGCGGAGCCCAGGCTCCCCCGGCAGATGCGGATGGCGGAAGCAAGCCGGAGGAAGTGCCGCATAAAGTATCGCCGGCCAAGCTGCTGCTGCTTTCCGGAGTATTCTGCCTGTTCTTTGCTTTTCTGTACACAAGAGCCTTCCGCAGTGAGCGTCTGTTGAGACAGGAGGATGTAATCTACACCCGCTGGCTGTACGTTTTGTTTGGAGCGGCATTCATCCTGCGGATCTGGATCGGCCTTACGGCACAGGGCTACAAGAATGATATGAACACCTTCATGGCCTGGGGTCAGCGCCTGACCGACCTTGGACCGGGCAAATTCTATGAGGAAGGTTATTTCGCCGATTACCCGCCGGGGTACTTATATGTGCTATACCTGCTTAGCCTGCTGCGCGGATTATTTAATTTTGCGGGCGGATCAGGTGCCGAGACGGTTCTCTTCAAGCTGCCCGCGATTCTCTCTGATCTGGTGCTTGGCTGGATGATCTATAAGAGTGCGCGAACCAGGCTTGGCTCCGGGCTGGCCATGGGGCTGATGATGCTGTTCCTGTTCAATCCGGCTGTGCTGATGGATTCGGCAGCCTGGGGACAGGCAGATTCGTTTTTCCTCATCTTCCTGCTGCTCAGTATAATAGGGGTTGTCGATAAGCGCTTTGTACGTGCAGCGATCTTCTTTGCCGTCGCTACATTGATCAAGCCGCAGGCGCTGATTTTCACACCTGTGCTGCTGTTCGCCTTCTATCATCACCGGGCCTGGAAGCAGCTTGCGCTGGGCGCCCTATACGGACTGGGGATCTTTCTTGTCCTCGCAGCTCCGTTTTTCTGGAATAACGGCGGTTTTGCGGGCTTGATTAACCTCTACAAAAGTACACTGTCCTCCTATCCGTATTCCACAGTGAATGCGTTCAATCTGTATGCCTTGACTGACCCGATGTGGTCGGCGCTGGATGTGACCTGGCTCGGCATTCCTTACCGTATATGGGGCTTTATTTTCATCCTGGCGGCAGTTGCACTTGCTGCATATTATTCTTTCAATACTAAGGACCGTAAGGATCTCTCCAAGTCCTACTTCATCGCTATGGTGCTGATCACGATTGTCTTCGTATTCGGTACCAAGATGCATGAGCGTTACTTGTATCCGGTATTGATCCTGTCCTTATTCGCCTTTATAGAGAGCCGGGACCGGCGGTTCCTGACCCTGTTTCTCGGGTTCTCCCTGACCCAGTACATCAATGTTGGTTATACACTGGCGTACCTGAATACCGGCGGAAATCCACCGGCCGACGGTATTGTTCTGGTTACAGCTATTACCACTATCATTCTTGCGATATATCTGTTCTATATTGGATACGATGTGTATATCCGCCGAACTGCGAAGTTTTTGCCTGAACCGGTTACTCCCAAGGAGTCCTATGCAGCAGATCTGCTGCTTGCAGAAGGCATCAAGCCGCTTGCCCCTGCTGGGCGGCGTTCTCCGCTGAAGCTGAAGCGCAGAGACTGGGTCTGGATGCTCGGTATCACCGCGTTGTACGGAGCGCTTGCCCTCTATCATCTGGGTGATAACAAGGCGCCTGAGACTCTGTGGGAGCCGGCGGCCAGCGGCGAGAGCTTCTATGTGGATCTGGGGCAGGCCCGTCAGCTTGAGCGGGTCAATGTGTTCGGCGGTGTCGGAACAGGGAAGTTTCAGCTGGAATTCAGCCAGACCCCTGATAATTGGAGCAGTCCGCTTGAGGTAAGCGAGGATGTCGGCAATGTCTTCATCTGGAAAAGCCAGCCGCTTAACATATCTGCAAGATATGTCAAGCTCTCGGTTACTTCTCCAGGCTTCACCCTCAATGAGATGGCCTTCTATGAGCAGGGGGCACCGAAGGTTCCTCTGACCATAGCAAGCGTAACACCTGATTCGGGAGCAGCAGCTAAAAGAGGAACGCCGGCCAATCTGTTCGACGAGCAGTCCGTCATACCGGAGAACTCTAATTTCATGAACAGTACGTATTTTGATGAGATCTATCATGCCCGCACGGCTTATGAGCATTATCATAATATTGTGCCTTATGAGAACACGCACCCGCCGCTTGGCAAGCTGCTGATCGGGATAGGAATGGAGCTGTTCGGCGTCAATCCGTTCGGGTGGCGGATCATAGGCACCTTGTTCGGGATTGCGATGCTGCCGCTGATCTATATTATGGCTATGCGGTTGTTCCGTAAGACTACCTATGCTGCACTGGCAACAGGATTGTTCGCACTGGACTTCATGCATTTCACCCAGACGCGGATTTCGACCATCGATGTATATGGTGTATTCTTCATTATGCTGATGTTCTATTTCATGCAGCGGTATTTCACGATGAATTTCTACCGTGTTCCGCTGCGGACCACACTGGTTCCGCTGTTCTGGTCCGGCCTGTTCTTCGGCATCGGGGTTGCTTCGAAGTGGATCGTGATTTACGGCGGCGCGGGACTTGCTATTATGCTTGCGCTGGTACTCTTTGAACGCTACAGGGAATACAAGGCTGCCGGACGTCTATTGGCTGAAGGCAAGCTGAGCGGGCAGGAGCTCAAAGCCGCCTGCAGGAATGCAGATCAGTCCTTCTGGAAGAATACAGTGATCACCTTGGCTAGCTGTATAGGATTCTTCATTGTCATTCCAGGGATCGTATATAGTTTGTCCTTCATTCCTTCACTGTCTGCGTCGGCAGAGGGCTTCACCGTTAAGGGGCTGATTGATGCCCAGAAGAATATGTACAACTATCACAGCCAGCTTGTAGCAACACATCCGTTCGCCTCCTCCTGGTGGGAGTGGCCGTTCATGAAGCGTCCCGTGTGGTTCTTCAGCGGCGGCGAAGGCTTACCCGCAGGCAAGACGAGCAGCATAGTAACGATGGGCAATCCGCTGATCTGGTGGACAGGAATCTTCGCGATGCTGGCTGCCGTATGGTTCACTGTGAAGCGCCGGGACAAGAACCTGTACATGATCTGGATCGGCTTCTTCTCACAATATGTTCCCTGGATGCTTGTGCCGCGTGAGACGTTCCTGTACCATTACTTTGCGATGGTGCCGTTTATGATTCTATCCATTGTGTA